The following coding sequences are from one Schizosaccharomyces osmophilus chromosome 1, complete sequence window:
- the tif308 gene encoding translation initiation factor eIF3h (p40), whose product MSETTSVNIPELESPPIERVELESMLVMNIVKHCRDSFPNVGTIGQLVGIDIDGVLQVSSSFESPAVLENEESAVNKSVSGRARQAHTEATLNRMQYLGAVTGHVGWYQGTYVGAFLNSSFFVDTQYAYQKENPNSVALVYDLSQSSNGSLALRAFQLTPEFMAAYEEKTWTATSLNNHHVSPANIVHELPVAIHNSHLATCLLHSLSEPSETSSLLSSEAALDSMERELPLTETFSNFDLNLGARHKKNIEHLLESVDEFHYEQGNVGFHQRQLAREQAKIQQWLTKRKAENTTRAAENRPLLPLDDWKRIFKLPAEPRLLDSLLISAQIRQHCSQVDEQSLSFLSKLSGARNAYTS is encoded by the exons ATGTCAGAAACGACATCTGTAAACAT TCCGGAGTTGGAATCTCCCCCTATCGAGAGGGTTGAGTTGGAATCGATGCTTGTAATGAATATTGTCAAGCATTGCCGTGATTCCTTCCCAAATGTAGGCACCATAG GTCAACTTGTCGGTATTGACATTGACGGTGTTTTGCAAGTTAGTAGCAGCTTCGAATCCCCTGCTGTCCTTGAAAACGAGGAATCGGCTGTCAATAAGTCTGTTTCAGGAAGAGCTCGTCAAGCTCATACTGAAGCTACTTTGAACCGTATGCAATACTTGGGTGCTGTTACTGGTCACGTTGGTTGGTACCAAGGAACCTATGTTGGGGCTTTCCTTAACAGCTCTTTCTTCGTTGACACCCAATACGCCTATCAAAAAGAGAATCCTAACAGCGTTGCTCTCGTTTACGATTTGTCTCAGTCTTCCAATGGCTCTTTGGCTCTACGTGCATTCCAACTTACCCCGGAGTTTATGGCCGCTTACGAGGAAAAGACATGGACTGCTACTTCCTTAAACAACCACCATGTCTCACCTGCCAACATTGTGCATGAATTACCCGTTGCCATCCACAACTCACACTTGGCAACTTGTCTTCTCCACTCTCTTAGTGAGCCTTCTGAAACATCATCTTTGTTATCATCCGAGGCTGCTCTTGACTCCATGGAACGCGAATTGCCTTTGACTGAAACTTTCAGCAATTTTGACTTGAACCTTGGAGCTCGccacaaaaagaatattgAACACCTCTTGGAGTCTGTTGACGAATTCCACTATGAGCAAGGTAATGTTGGTTTCCACCAACGCCAACTTGCTAGAGAGCAAGCCAAGATTCAGCAATGGTTGACTAAGAGAAAGGCTGAAAACACCACCCGTGCCGCTGAAAACAGACCTCTCTTGCCTTTGGACGATTGGAAGCGCATCTTTAAACTCCCAGCTGAACCCCGTCTTCTCGATTCTTTGTTAATAAGTGCTCAAATTC GTCAACACTGCTCTCAAGTTGATGAGCAAAGCTTGTCGTTTTTGTCTAAATTATCAGGCGCACGTAACGCTTATACCTCTTAG
- the spn2 gene encoding mitotic and meiotic (sporulation) septin Spn2, producing the protein MENPEFVPLNNYVGFDSITSQINRKLVRRGFQFNVMVVGPSGSGKSTLVNTLFSAHLMNSKGRVDIQTPYRQTTEINVTSHAVHENRVQLQLNLIDTPGYGDQINNDKCWEPIVKYIRDQHSSYLRRELNSHREKRLQDTRVHCCLFFIRPTGHSLRPIDIAVLKRLTELVNVVPVIAKSDSLTLEERAAFKQQIREEIAKHDIKLYPYDSDDIDDEELNLNAAVRNLIPFAVVGSEKDIVVDGKHIRGRQNRWGVVNVDDENHCEFVYLRNFLMRTHLQDLIETTSVYHYERFRSKQLSTLKEQSSMASRMASPSPSFPDHFHPSATIAN; encoded by the exons ATGGAGAATCCAGAATTTGTTCCGCTAAATAACTATGTTG GCTTCGATTCTATTACTTCCCAAATCAACCGCAAATTGGTCCGCCGTGGATTTCAATTCAATGTTATGGTAGTGG GTCCTTCAGGAAGCGGAAAGAGTACACTCGTAAACACCTTGTTCTCTGCTCACTTGATGAACAGCAAAGGACGAGTTGATATTCAAACTCCTTATCGCCAAACTACTGAAATTAATGTTACGAGTCATG CGGTACACGAGAATCGCGTCCAGTTACAATTAAATCTTATTGATACTCCCGGTTATGGCGATCAAATCAATAATGACAAATG CTGGGAGCCTATTGTCAAATACATTCGTGACCAACATTCGTCCTACCTGCGACGTGAATTAAATTCTCATCGTGAAAAGCGCCTTCAAGACACCAGAGTTCATTGCTGTCTATTCTTTATTCGTCCCACAGGTCATTCCTTACGCCCTATTGATATTGCTGTGCTAAAACGCCTCACTGAACTCGTTAATGTCGTTCCTGTTATCGCCAAGTCCGACTCATTGACTCTTGAAGAGCGAGCTGCTTTCAAACAACAGATTCGAGAAGAGATTGCCAAACATGATATTAAATTGTACCCTTATGATAGTGATGAtattgatgatgaagagcTAAATCTTAATGCCGCCGTTCGCAATCTTATTCCCTTTGCTGTTGTCGGCTCAGAAAAGGATATTGTTGTCGACGGAAAACATATTCGTGGGAGACAGAACAGATGGGGTGTTGTTAATGTCGATGATGAAAACCATTGTGAATTTGTTTATCTTCGTAACTTTCTAATGCGCACTCATTTGCAAGACCTTATAGAAACCACCTCGGTATATCACTACGAGAGATTCCGTTCCAAGCAACTGAGCACCTTAAAGGAACAATCTTCTATGGCCTCTAGAATGGCAAGTCCTAGTCCCAGCTTCCCTGACCATTTCCATCCGTCTGCTACTATCGCAAACTAG
- the moc3 gene encoding DNA-binding transcription factor Moc3, which produces MKPYDAYPDASVKRYRMTPVLSNPSPIPLLAKQQQEQPLKPVKRRTKTGCLTCRRRRIKCDETKPLCANCSKSNRKCEGYPNHSTAPQAGESLSPVNVNINAALLPQQQASPVFNTNAVPTASGIRSSTDADAGLNTSHQDFLPNELNRPTGTPSLTSSIPQPMKQHPSLFPMAGHPNSFPPGYPHLNHQLHPPAPVSSTPSNPYNYATVNSTPSTVTSSSHPLSSLRSSGSIPSNLLTMPSPTLEVSPFYFYYIIPSIRVFEFEDAAALHFWSNTVPQLAESIPCMNYSLLAFTAAKRLDNFNAYSCILKAVRTPIPNPNSFESLLSYAFLALTYLTIPNCDFSFVNNTFKRLSCLSTVRSNFVNTLLAMVIRETVLALLPRQNIWEFDGLCISEAFNVRSNALISDTLFSEGIRILSQPLVHGNVHLERIISWRDEYHVRLYSSSSSVTFQVLDCIGHALTKNSNDLLETLQLLAQKDCINSALTHSIYQCAMSLQNCFPRASKQAEVLFQVQSYYSRLLFNSFLECSESDGSAFNVTKSFD; this is translated from the coding sequence ATGAAACCTTATGATGCATACCCAGATGCTTCTGTAAAACGATACCGAATGACTCCCGTCCTTTCCAATCCCTCTCCGATTCCTTTGTTAGCTAAGCAGCAACAAGAACAGCCTCTCAAGCCTGTTAAGCGAAGAACGAAGACTGGTTGCTTAACTTGCCGCCGGAGAAGGATAAAATGTGATGAGACGAAACCACTTTGCGCCAACTGTTCTAAATCAAATCGTAAGTGTGAAGGCTACCCAAACCATTCGACCGCTCCTCAAGCAGGTGAGAGCTTATCTCCCGTCAATGTAAATATAAATGCTGCCTTGTTGCCACAACAGCAAGCATCACCTGTCTTCAATACGAACGCTGTACCTACTGCGTCTGGCATTCGTTCATCGACAGATGCGGATGCCGGTTTAAATACATCTCATCAAGATTTTCTTCCCAACGAATTGAATCGCCCGACAGGAACTCCAAGTCTTACTTCCTCTATTCCACAACCCATGAAACAACATCCCTCATTATTTCCAATGGCTGGACATCCGAATTCTTTTCCGCCTGGTTATCCTCATTTGAACCACCAATTACATCCTCCAGCTCCTGTGTCTTCCACACCATCAAATCCGTATAACTATGCTACTGTAAATTCTACTCCTTCGACCGTGACGAGTTCTAGCCATCCTTTATCATCTTTACGCTCTTCTGGTTCCATTCCCTCTAATTTACTCACCATGCCGTCTCCGACTTTGGAAGTTTctcctttctatttttattatattatacCATCTATTCGGgtatttgaatttgaagatgcGGCTGCTCTGCATTTTTGGTCAAATACTGTACCCCAATTAGCTGAATCTATTCCATGTATGAATTACTCGTTACTTGCATTTACTGCAGCTAAGCGTCTGGATAATTTTAACGCTTATAGCTGTATTTTAAAGGCTGTACGTACCCCAATTCCGAACCCAAACTCCTTTGAATCATTACTTTCATATGCGTTTTTAGCTCTGACTTATTTAACTATCCCAAACTGCGACTTTAGCTTTGTTAATAATACGTTTAAGAGGTTGAGCTGTCTATCTACTGTTCGATCAAATTTCGTGAACACGTTGCTAGCAATGGTAATCCGTGAAACAGTTCTTGCTTTACTACCGCGTCAAAACATATGGGAGTTTGACGGTCTCTGCATATCTGAAGCATTTAATGTTCGAAGCAATGCTTTGATTTCAGACACTCTTTTTAGTGAAGGAATTAGGATATTATCACAACCATTGGTTCATGGAAATGTTCATCTTGAGCGGATCATTTCTTGGAGGGATGAATACCATGTTCGTTTATACTCCAGTTCTTCATCAGTAACCTTTCAAGTTTTAGATTGCATTGGTCATGCTCTAACTAAAAACAGTAATGATTTACTTGAAACCCTTCAACTCCTAGCCCAAAAAGATTGTATTAACTCTGCTCTCACTCATTCTATTTACCAGTGTGCTATGTCATTACAAAATTGCTTTCCTCGTGCAAGCAAACAAGCGGAGGTGCTGTTCCAAGTCCAAAGCTATTACAGCCGCCTTTTGTTTAACAGCTTTTTGGAATGCTCCGAATCTGACGGATCTGCATTTAATGTAACCAAATCTTTTGATTAA